A region of Nocardioides alkalitolerans DNA encodes the following proteins:
- a CDS encoding peptidase M13: MLDAAREGMDLSVRPTDDLFGHVNGQWLATAAIPDDRSSWGPFVALADAAEEQVRAIVEAHAASDPSTLEGDEARISALYRSFMDTEAIAAKGLAPVEPYLHAVAGLRDLRELAALVGELERVGGTGFFGSYVNTDAGNSERYLFHVYQGGLGLPDESYYREERFAETVEKYVAYLTRLFTIIGHEDPAEAAETVLALDRRLAHGHWERAATRDIQKTYNLLTLADLVELCPDFDWEVYARNLSGASAGAEDLLAEVVVKQPSYLEHLAGVLRAVPIESWRLWLTARVLRAFAAYLTDDLAETNFDFYGRTLSGTPELRARWKRGISFVEGAVGEAVGREYVARHFPPVAKEMMDDLVANLVEAYRRSIRTLDWMTDETKERALEKLGQFVPKIGYPKAWRDYSALVVVADDLVDNVAAVAAFETDRQLAKIGAPVDRDEWLMLPQTVNAYYNPGTNEICFPAAILQPPFFSPDADPAENYGGIGAVIGHEIGHGFDDQGSQYDGLGNLRDWWTQADREAFDAKSQALVAQYDAFSPRNLPDEHVNGSLTVGENIGDLGGLTIGHKAYLISLGLDPEGGPTTEVGADGLTGSQRLFLSWSHVWRTKRRIEQERQYLTIDPHSPPEFRANIVRNLSEFHAAFGTQPGDGLWLDEEQRVRIW; encoded by the coding sequence ATGCTCGATGCTGCCCGCGAGGGCATGGACCTGTCCGTGCGCCCGACCGATGACCTGTTCGGTCACGTCAACGGCCAGTGGCTGGCGACGGCCGCGATCCCCGACGACCGCTCGAGCTGGGGACCGTTCGTGGCCCTCGCCGACGCGGCGGAGGAGCAGGTGCGCGCGATCGTGGAGGCCCACGCCGCCTCCGACCCCTCGACCCTGGAGGGCGACGAGGCGCGGATCAGCGCGCTCTACCGCTCGTTCATGGACACCGAGGCGATCGCCGCCAAGGGCCTCGCCCCGGTCGAGCCCTACCTCCACGCCGTCGCGGGCCTGCGGGACCTCCGCGAGCTGGCGGCGCTGGTCGGCGAGCTCGAGCGCGTCGGCGGCACGGGCTTCTTCGGGTCCTACGTCAACACCGACGCCGGCAACTCCGAGCGCTACCTCTTCCACGTCTACCAGGGCGGCCTCGGTCTGCCCGACGAGTCGTACTACCGCGAGGAGCGCTTCGCGGAGACCGTGGAGAAGTACGTCGCGTACCTGACCCGGCTGTTCACGATCATCGGCCACGAGGACCCGGCGGAGGCGGCCGAGACGGTCCTCGCCCTCGACCGGCGCCTCGCGCACGGCCACTGGGAGCGGGCGGCGACCCGCGACATCCAGAAGACCTACAACCTGCTGACCCTCGCCGACCTCGTCGAGCTCTGCCCGGACTTCGACTGGGAGGTCTACGCGCGCAACCTCTCGGGCGCCTCCGCAGGCGCCGAGGACCTGCTCGCCGAGGTCGTCGTCAAGCAGCCGTCCTACCTGGAGCACCTCGCGGGCGTGCTCCGCGCCGTACCGATCGAGAGCTGGCGGCTGTGGCTGACGGCGCGGGTGCTGCGGGCGTTCGCGGCGTACCTCACCGACGACCTCGCCGAGACCAACTTCGACTTCTACGGCCGCACCCTGTCGGGCACGCCGGAGCTGCGGGCGCGCTGGAAGCGCGGCATCTCGTTCGTCGAGGGCGCGGTGGGGGAGGCGGTCGGCCGGGAGTACGTCGCGCGCCACTTCCCGCCCGTCGCGAAGGAGATGATGGACGACCTGGTGGCGAACCTGGTCGAGGCCTACCGCCGCTCCATCCGCACGCTCGACTGGATGACGGACGAGACCAAGGAGCGGGCGCTCGAGAAGCTCGGCCAGTTCGTGCCGAAGATCGGCTACCCGAAGGCGTGGCGCGACTACTCGGCGCTCGTCGTCGTGGCCGACGACCTCGTCGACAACGTGGCCGCCGTCGCCGCCTTCGAGACCGACCGCCAGCTCGCCAAGATCGGGGCGCCGGTCGACCGCGACGAGTGGCTGATGCTGCCCCAGACGGTCAACGCCTACTACAACCCGGGCACCAACGAGATCTGCTTCCCGGCCGCGATCCTGCAGCCGCCGTTCTTCTCGCCCGACGCCGACCCCGCGGAGAACTACGGCGGGATCGGTGCGGTCATCGGCCACGAGATCGGCCACGGCTTCGACGACCAGGGCTCGCAGTACGACGGCCTCGGCAACCTCCGCGACTGGTGGACCCAGGCCGACCGCGAGGCCTTCGACGCGAAGAGCCAGGCGCTCGTGGCGCAGTACGACGCGTTCAGCCCCCGCAACCTGCCCGACGAGCACGTCAACGGCTCGCTGACCGTCGGCGAGAACATCGGCGACCTCGGCGGCCTGACGATCGGGCACAAGGCGTACCTGATCTCGCTGGGCCTCGACCCCGAGGGCGGTCCGACGACGGAGGTCGGCGCCGACGGGCTCACCGGGTCGCAGCGGCTCTTCCTGTCGTGGAGCCACGTGTGGCGCACGAAGCGGCGGATCGAGCAGGAGCGGCAGTACCTGACGATCGACCCGCACTCGCCGCCGGAGTTCCGCGCCAACATCGTGCGGAACCTCAGCGAGTTCCACGCCGCGTTCGGCACGCAGCCGGGCGACGGCCTGTGGCTCGACGAGGAGCAGCGCGTCCGGATCTGGTGA
- a CDS encoding alpha/beta hydrolase fold domain-containing protein yields the protein MRPSDHLRLRAGQLLAPLTVRYGTRLRFAGSDLPRPRRLRVPTRHGRVPVLVHTPPGATGGALVHLHGGAFLMRHVRMDDWWCRYVAATAGVVVVAVDFDVAPRATYPVAQEQCHDVAAWVAGAGAAQLGVDPARVAVGGFSSGGGLAASVCLQARDTGSFSPVLQVLGVPALDIAADPPRGGMISPELRAFVRRAYFPDAERRTEPYASPLRAVDLTGVPPAVVLTAERDTLRAEGDRYAARLADLGLLVWHDVTPGVDHYFLTEDPVRAEATMARTAEIIREATSGRPDAA from the coding sequence GTGCGCCCCTCCGACCACCTCCGCCTCCGCGCCGGGCAGCTGCTCGCGCCGCTGACGGTGCGCTACGGCACCCGCCTCCGCTTCGCCGGCTCCGACCTGCCGCGACCCCGGCGGCTGCGGGTCCCGACACGGCACGGCCGCGTCCCGGTGCTCGTCCACACCCCGCCCGGCGCCACCGGCGGGGCCCTCGTCCACCTCCACGGCGGCGCGTTCCTCATGCGTCACGTGCGCATGGACGACTGGTGGTGCCGGTACGTCGCGGCCACCGCCGGCGTCGTCGTGGTGGCCGTCGACTTCGACGTGGCCCCGCGCGCGACGTACCCGGTCGCCCAGGAGCAGTGCCACGACGTGGCCGCCTGGGTGGCGGGCGCGGGCGCCGCGCAGCTCGGCGTGGACCCGGCCCGCGTGGCGGTCGGCGGGTTCAGCTCCGGCGGCGGGCTGGCCGCGTCGGTCTGCCTCCAGGCGCGCGACACCGGCTCGTTCTCGCCCGTGCTGCAGGTGCTCGGCGTGCCGGCCCTCGACATCGCGGCCGACCCGCCCCGCGGCGGCATGATCTCGCCGGAGCTGCGGGCGTTCGTGCGCCGCGCCTACTTCCCCGACGCCGAGCGCCGGACCGAGCCGTACGCCTCGCCGCTGCGCGCCGTCGACCTCACCGGCGTGCCGCCCGCCGTCGTGCTCACCGCCGAGCGGGACACGCTGCGCGCCGAGGGCGACCGGTACGCCGCGCGCCTGGCCGACCTCGGGCTCCTGGTGTGGCACGACGTCACGCCCGGCGTCGACCACTACTTCCTGACGGAGGACCCGGTGCGGGCGGAAGCGACGATGGCGCGCACCGCGGAGATCATCCGCGAGGCGACGAGCGGCCGGCCCGACGCGGCCTGA
- a CDS encoding DNA starvation/stationary phase protection protein — MSVKYTVPGLTTDQVTEIITALQQRLSAYNDLHLTLKHVHWNVVGPHFIAVHEMIDPQVELVRGYADEVAERIATLGGSPQGTPGAVINDRTWDDYSVGRDTAIAHLGALDLVYNGVIEDNRKAIELTGDLDPITEDMLIGETAELEKFQWFVRAHLEDIGGRLSTSGAGSESAATDAARVEG; from the coding sequence ATGTCCGTGAAGTACACCGTGCCCGGCCTGACGACCGACCAGGTCACCGAGATCATCACGGCGCTGCAGCAGCGCCTGTCGGCCTACAACGACCTGCACCTGACGCTCAAGCACGTGCACTGGAACGTCGTCGGCCCGCACTTCATCGCCGTCCACGAGATGATCGACCCGCAGGTCGAGCTCGTCCGCGGGTACGCCGACGAGGTCGCCGAGCGCATCGCCACGCTGGGCGGTTCGCCGCAGGGCACGCCCGGCGCCGTCATCAACGACCGCACGTGGGACGACTACTCGGTCGGCCGCGACACGGCCATCGCCCACCTCGGTGCTCTCGACCTCGTCTACAACGGCGTGATCGAGGACAACCGCAAGGCCATCGAGCTGACCGGCGACCTCGACCCGATCACCGAGGACATGCTCATCGGCGAGACCGCCGAGCTCGAGAAGTTCCAGTGGTTCGTGCGGGCGCACCTCGAGGACATCGGCGGCCGCCTGTCCACGTCCGGCGCCGGCTCGGAGTCCGCGGCCACCGACGCGGCGCGCGTCGAGGGCTGA
- a CDS encoding SRPBCC family protein, which produces MQITRTFVVEAELPAIRDYLADFSHATEWDPGTERCERRDAGEVRVGSTWDNTSKLAGISTELVYELVELTPTSVVLRGENDTATAEDHLTFAEAGPGRTQVTYQATITFNGIAKLADPAAKLLFTKVAGEVVENITNVARTL; this is translated from the coding sequence ATGCAGATCACCCGCACGTTCGTCGTCGAGGCCGAGCTCCCGGCGATCCGGGACTATCTCGCCGACTTCTCCCACGCGACCGAGTGGGACCCCGGCACGGAGCGCTGCGAGCGACGCGACGCGGGCGAGGTGCGGGTGGGGTCGACCTGGGACAACACGTCGAAGCTGGCGGGGATCTCCACCGAGCTCGTGTACGAGCTGGTGGAGCTCACGCCGACGTCGGTGGTGCTCCGCGGTGAGAACGACACCGCCACCGCGGAGGACCACCTGACGTTCGCCGAGGCCGGCCCCGGGCGGACGCAGGTGACCTACCAGGCGACGATCACGTTCAACGGCATCGCGAAGCTGGCCGACCCGGCAGCCAAGCTGCTGTTCACGAAGGTCGCCGGCGAGGTCGTCGAGAACATCACCAACGTCGCCCGGACCCTCTGA
- a CDS encoding cytochrome c oxidase assembly protein, whose translation MTTTSTDERPAPLTEEERRQLGEQRRRLGVGLLGLAVAGLAAMWLLLELAGGAPQAPPAGIPDPGALTGWAIPVLELVTHAAAIVVVACLVVPVLVVRRLADELGRASHRAVRTATWAAVVWFVAALAQGVFTVSDLFAQPVGELEWRAVQTYFVDVSQGQAATTQLVLVAVLAVMTRWVATARESTGLLLVALVALVPPLLTGHSASSGSHDLAIVSMIVHVLAAVVWIGGVVALWWHLADAPVARARAARRFAGVAAWAFAATGVSGILNAAVRVGGPSGFLDSAYGRGALAKIGVLVVIGVVAWQVRRRALAGLADGAAARRTFLLLTATEIGWMAVAVGLGVALSRTPPPVEETYTSGAEALLGAPMPPAPTLERLLVGFNPSGVGLLVVVGGLAAYVAGVVALRRRGDRWPVLRTVSYVAGLAIVGYATLGGLGVYSHVMFSAHMVSHMLLSMVAPILLVAGAPITLALNALPGSDVRGGQGPRQILAAALQSRPAAILSHPLVTAALFIGSLYGVYFTGAFEWLMQNHLGHAWMELHFLITGYLFYESLVGIAPVPHRLPYLARLGMLVVVAPFHAFFSIALMSSTTPVGEGFYRALDRPFARDLVADQNLGGSLSWAVGEIPILMVVLILLAQWFRHDRAESSRHDRREEASDDAALKAYNERLAAIGREDVERR comes from the coding sequence ATGACGACGACGAGCACGGACGAGCGCCCCGCCCCCCTCACCGAGGAGGAGCGGCGGCAGCTCGGCGAGCAGCGGCGACGCCTCGGGGTGGGGCTCCTCGGCCTCGCTGTCGCGGGCCTGGCCGCCATGTGGCTGCTGCTGGAGCTCGCCGGCGGCGCCCCCCAGGCGCCGCCCGCGGGCATCCCCGACCCGGGTGCGCTCACGGGCTGGGCCATCCCGGTCCTCGAGCTCGTGACCCACGCGGCAGCGATCGTCGTGGTGGCCTGCCTCGTCGTGCCCGTGCTCGTCGTCCGCCGTCTCGCCGACGAGCTCGGCCGCGCCAGCCACCGGGCGGTGCGCACCGCCACCTGGGCGGCCGTCGTCTGGTTCGTCGCCGCGCTCGCGCAGGGCGTCTTCACGGTCTCCGACCTCTTCGCCCAGCCCGTGGGCGAGCTGGAGTGGCGGGCGGTGCAGACCTACTTCGTCGACGTCAGCCAGGGCCAGGCGGCGACCACCCAGCTGGTGCTCGTCGCCGTGCTCGCCGTCATGACGCGGTGGGTGGCCACCGCCCGCGAGAGCACGGGCCTGCTCCTCGTCGCGCTCGTCGCGCTCGTGCCGCCGCTGCTCACCGGCCACTCCGCGAGCTCCGGCTCCCACGACCTCGCCATCGTCAGCATGATCGTGCACGTCCTCGCGGCCGTCGTGTGGATCGGTGGCGTCGTCGCCCTGTGGTGGCACCTCGCCGACGCGCCCGTGGCGCGCGCCCGGGCCGCCCGGCGGTTCGCCGGCGTCGCCGCCTGGGCCTTCGCCGCGACCGGGGTCTCCGGCATCCTCAACGCCGCCGTCCGCGTCGGCGGCCCGAGCGGGTTCCTCGACAGTGCCTACGGCCGTGGCGCGCTCGCCAAGATCGGCGTGCTCGTCGTCATCGGCGTCGTCGCCTGGCAGGTCCGTCGCCGCGCGCTGGCCGGGCTGGCGGACGGGGCCGCCGCGCGCCGTACCTTCCTCCTCCTCACCGCCACCGAGATCGGCTGGATGGCCGTCGCGGTCGGGCTCGGCGTCGCGCTCTCCCGCACGCCCCCGCCAGTGGAGGAGACCTACACCTCGGGGGCCGAGGCCCTCCTCGGGGCACCGATGCCGCCCGCGCCGACCCTCGAGCGCCTGCTCGTCGGGTTCAACCCGTCGGGCGTCGGGCTGCTCGTCGTGGTGGGCGGGCTCGCGGCGTACGTCGCCGGGGTCGTCGCCCTCCGCCGCCGCGGGGACCGGTGGCCGGTGCTCCGCACGGTCTCGTACGTCGCGGGTCTCGCCATCGTCGGGTACGCGACGCTCGGCGGGCTCGGGGTCTACAGCCACGTCATGTTCAGCGCCCACATGGTCAGCCACATGCTGCTCTCGATGGTCGCGCCGATCCTGCTCGTCGCCGGAGCGCCCATCACGCTCGCGCTCAACGCCCTGCCCGGCAGCGACGTCCGCGGCGGTCAGGGGCCGCGGCAGATCCTCGCGGCGGCGCTCCAGTCGCGGCCCGCGGCGATCCTGTCGCACCCCCTGGTGACGGCGGCGCTGTTCATCGGCAGCCTCTACGGCGTCTACTTCACCGGCGCGTTCGAGTGGCTGATGCAGAACCACCTCGGGCACGCCTGGATGGAGCTGCACTTCCTCATCACGGGCTACCTGTTCTACGAGTCGCTCGTCGGGATCGCGCCGGTGCCCCACCGGCTGCCCTACCTCGCGCGCCTCGGCATGCTCGTGGTGGTCGCGCCGTTCCACGCGTTCTTCTCGATCGCGCTCATGTCGAGCACGACGCCGGTGGGCGAGGGCTTCTACCGAGCGCTGGACCGGCCCTTCGCGCGCGACCTCGTCGCCGACCAGAACCTCGGCGGGTCGCTGTCGTGGGCGGTCGGGGAGATCCCGATCCTCATGGTCGTGCTGATCCTGCTGGCGCAGTGGTTCCGGCACGACCGGGCCGAGTCGAGCCGGCACGACCGGCGTGAGGAGGCCAGCGACGACGCGGCGCTGAAGGCCTACAACGAGCGCCTCGCGGCCATCGGACGCGAGGACGTCGAACGCCGCTGA
- a CDS encoding copper resistance protein CopC, producing the protein MTRRTPALLGALAAAVLGPLVLALALAAPAQAHASLVASSPEDGASVATLPDEVSLTFSQEVRAPAYVVVTGPGGDLAAGDPAIDGDTVTQAVTAGPAGDYSLTFRVVSSDGHPITGEVTFTVTEGDGSTPDSSAAVDDPEVAGAGTTDPAADDTDEAAAAAPEEGWWSRHADHVLLFGGLVVMSGGLLYLAMRRPTE; encoded by the coding sequence ATGACCCGCCGTACCCCCGCCCTGCTCGGCGCGCTCGCCGCCGCCGTGCTGGGCCCGCTCGTGCTGGCGCTCGCCCTCGCGGCGCCTGCGCAGGCGCACGCGTCGCTCGTCGCGTCCTCCCCCGAGGACGGCGCGAGCGTCGCGACGCTGCCCGACGAGGTCTCGCTGACGTTCAGCCAGGAGGTGCGCGCCCCGGCGTACGTCGTGGTGACCGGTCCCGGGGGTGACCTCGCCGCGGGCGACCCCGCGATCGACGGGGACACCGTCACGCAGGCGGTCACCGCAGGACCGGCGGGCGACTACAGCCTCACCTTCCGCGTGGTCTCCTCCGACGGGCACCCCATCACGGGGGAGGTGACGTTCACGGTCACCGAGGGCGACGGGTCGACGCCCGACAGCTCGGCCGCCGTCGACGACCCCGAGGTCGCCGGAGCGGGCACCACCGATCCCGCCGCGGACGACACCGACGAGGCGGCCGCAGCCGCGCCCGAGGAGGGCTGGTGGTCCCGTCACGCCGACCACGTGCTCCTGTTCGGCGGTCTCGTGGTGATGTCCGGGGGGCTCCTCTACCTCGCGATGCGGAGGCCCACGGAATGA
- a CDS encoding Dyp-type peroxidase → MTGLNRRNLLASGAAALGGAGVGWGTRGLREPDGNGRSGTEPASTEPAGERVTGGDTIDFHGVHQAGIDTAAQAHLSLVGLDLLEGGGVDELGRMMRLLSDDAARFTSGRGALADTEPELAASPARLTVTFGFGPRVLRMLRPAYDPGLQELPAFPLDQLDPAWGQTDVVVQICTDDPMTLSHVRRMLLKDAAPFATTRWVQDGFRRARGTEAAGTTMRNLMGQVDGTVNLPADDHADLLWSTGRASGFDGGTFMVVRRIEMDLVDWDRTDRVAREFSVGRKLADGAPLTGSAEHDEPDFEAVDAVGFPVIDPASHVARMRSANTDERFLRRGYNYTTPDGGAGLLFLAFAADVDRQFVPVQQRMDELDLLNEWVTTIGSAVYAVPPACVEGDFVGREMLGLSSPTTSGGDA, encoded by the coding sequence GTGACCGGACTCAACCGGCGCAACCTGCTCGCCTCCGGCGCCGCCGCCCTCGGCGGCGCCGGGGTCGGGTGGGGCACGCGCGGGCTGCGCGAGCCCGACGGGAACGGCAGGAGCGGCACCGAGCCCGCCTCGACCGAGCCCGCCGGCGAGCGGGTCACCGGCGGCGACACGATCGACTTCCACGGCGTGCACCAGGCCGGGATCGACACCGCCGCACAGGCGCACCTCAGCCTCGTCGGCCTCGACCTGCTCGAGGGCGGCGGCGTCGACGAGCTCGGTCGCATGATGCGGCTGCTCAGCGACGACGCCGCGCGGTTCACGTCGGGCCGGGGCGCGCTCGCCGACACCGAGCCGGAGCTCGCGGCCAGCCCCGCCCGGCTGACGGTGACCTTCGGCTTCGGTCCGCGGGTGCTGCGGATGCTGCGTCCGGCCTACGACCCGGGGCTGCAGGAGCTGCCGGCCTTCCCCCTCGACCAGCTCGACCCGGCGTGGGGCCAGACCGACGTGGTGGTGCAGATCTGCACCGACGACCCGATGACCCTGAGCCACGTGCGGCGCATGCTGCTCAAGGACGCCGCGCCGTTCGCCACCACCCGGTGGGTGCAGGACGGCTTCCGCCGCGCCCGCGGCACCGAGGCGGCCGGCACCACGATGCGCAACCTGATGGGCCAGGTCGACGGCACGGTGAACCTGCCGGCCGACGACCACGCCGACCTGCTGTGGAGCACGGGCCGGGCGTCGGGGTTCGACGGCGGCACGTTCATGGTGGTGCGTCGGATCGAGATGGACCTCGTCGACTGGGACCGCACCGACCGCGTCGCGCGCGAGTTCTCGGTCGGCCGGAAGCTCGCCGACGGAGCTCCGCTGACGGGCTCCGCCGAGCACGACGAGCCCGACTTCGAGGCCGTCGACGCCGTCGGGTTCCCCGTCATCGACCCGGCCAGCCACGTCGCCCGGATGCGCAGCGCGAACACGGACGAGCGGTTCCTGCGCCGTGGTTACAACTACACGACGCCCGACGGTGGTGCGGGGCTCCTGTTCCTCGCCTTCGCGGCCGACGTGGACCGGCAGTTCGTGCCCGTCCAGCAGCGGATGGACGAGCTCGACCTGCTCAACGAGTGGGTGACGACGATCGGCTCGGCGGTCTACGCCGTGCCCCCGGCCTGCGTGGAGGGCGATTTCGTCGGCCGCGAGATGCTGGGACTGTCGTCACCGACGACCTCTGGAGGAGATGCATGA
- a CDS encoding copper chaperone PCu(A)C, with amino-acid sequence MKLNQTTTLRARTALVGGAAAVALLLSACGSDSSDDATGSSSAGSSDTSDATDGTDAEAAALSVTDPWIKATDDDMTAMFGTIVNDTDADITVVGASTDVAGTVELHEVVAGDGGAMVMQPKEGGFTVPAGGSHELEAGGDHVMLMDLTGPLEAGQDVTVTLELADGSTRDVTAVVKPFTGADEEYAGGMDMGDEDMDHGDHGDHGDHGDHSEDQ; translated from the coding sequence GTGAAGCTGAACCAGACCACCACCCTGCGTGCCCGCACCGCCCTCGTCGGCGGGGCCGCCGCTGTCGCGCTGCTGCTGTCCGCCTGCGGGTCGGACTCCTCCGACGACGCCACGGGCTCCTCGTCCGCCGGCTCGTCCGACACGTCCGACGCGACCGACGGGACGGACGCCGAGGCCGCCGCCCTGAGCGTCACCGACCCCTGGATCAAGGCGACCGACGACGACATGACGGCGATGTTCGGCACGATCGTCAACGACACGGACGCCGACATCACCGTCGTCGGCGCCTCCACCGACGTCGCCGGCACCGTCGAGCTGCACGAGGTCGTCGCAGGCGACGGCGGCGCCATGGTCATGCAGCCCAAGGAGGGCGGCTTCACCGTGCCCGCCGGGGGCTCGCACGAGCTGGAGGCCGGCGGCGACCACGTCATGCTCATGGACCTCACCGGCCCGCTCGAGGCCGGCCAGGACGTCACCGTCACCCTCGAGCTCGCCGACGGCTCCACCCGGGACGTCACCGCCGTCGTGAAGCCGTTCACCGGTGCGGACGAGGAGTACGCGGGCGGCATGGACATGGGTGACGAGGACATGGACCACGGCGACCACGGCGACCACGGCGACCACGGCGACCACTCCGAGGACCAGTGA
- a CDS encoding RecQ family ATP-dependent DNA helicase — translation MGDDRTDRTAVRAEAEQHLRAIVGRDDARLHDDQWAAIEALALDKRRALVVQRTGWGKSAVYFVATALLRARGAGPTVIVSPLLALMRNQIEAASRAGIRAVTINSTNLEQWDEAHAAVAAGEVDVLLVSPERLNNPSFRDEVLPRLSATTGLLVVDEAHCISDWGHDFRPDYRRIRTLLAELPRGVPVLATTATANQRVTTDVAEQLEVAGEEVLVRRGSLDRESLHLGVVRLRTSEQRLAWLAEHLRELDGSGIVYCLTVAQTQEVAQHLRDHGYAVAAYSGQTEPTERASLEAALVAGEIKALVATSALGMGFDATLGFVVNLGAPSSPVSYYQQVGRAGRGADRADVVLLPGREDRDIWAYFGSLAFPPERLVRQTLEVLDVAGRPLSTATLETEVELGRNRLETMLKVLDVDGAVRRVKGGWESTGRPWEYDAERYARVAEARQREQEAMLAYLETDVCRMRFLREQLDDPVADGPEGDCGRCDNCGGLRVSTSVDESAVAEARARLDRPGVVVEPRKMWPTGLDRLGIALKGKLKRPAAEGRAVARLTDLGHGQALRDLFREGPDGPVDGPVPTPLVRAVVEVLQEWRPSVDAIVVVDSTSRPTLVHDLASGLSRYLQVPIVGTWAVVDPSVPPGAGAANSARRVAAVGQRFALDLSQHDGPPPREVLLVDDRIGSGWCLTLAAHALSEAGVETVRPLVLAAGS, via the coding sequence ATGGGAGACGACCGCACCGATCGCACCGCCGTGCGCGCCGAGGCCGAGCAGCACCTGCGCGCGATCGTGGGCCGCGACGACGCGCGGCTCCACGACGACCAGTGGGCCGCGATCGAGGCGCTGGCGCTCGACAAGCGCCGCGCGCTGGTCGTGCAGCGCACGGGCTGGGGCAAGTCGGCGGTCTACTTCGTGGCGACCGCCCTGCTGCGCGCCCGGGGGGCGGGGCCGACGGTGATCGTCTCGCCGCTGCTTGCGCTCATGCGCAACCAGATCGAGGCGGCGTCGCGGGCGGGCATCCGCGCGGTCACCATCAACTCGACCAACCTCGAGCAGTGGGACGAGGCACACGCGGCGGTGGCCGCGGGCGAGGTCGACGTGCTGCTGGTCTCGCCGGAGCGCCTCAACAACCCGTCGTTCCGCGACGAGGTGCTGCCGCGGCTGTCGGCGACCACCGGCCTGCTCGTGGTGGACGAGGCCCACTGCATCTCCGACTGGGGCCACGACTTCCGGCCCGACTACCGCCGGATCCGCACGCTGCTCGCGGAGCTGCCGCGCGGCGTACCGGTGCTGGCGACGACGGCGACCGCCAACCAACGCGTGACGACCGACGTCGCCGAGCAGCTGGAGGTGGCGGGCGAGGAGGTGCTGGTGCGGCGCGGGTCGCTCGACCGGGAGTCCCTCCACCTCGGTGTCGTGCGGCTGCGCACGAGCGAGCAGCGGCTCGCGTGGCTGGCGGAGCACCTGCGCGAGCTCGACGGCTCGGGGATCGTCTACTGCCTGACCGTCGCCCAGACGCAGGAGGTGGCGCAGCACCTGCGCGACCACGGGTACGCGGTGGCGGCCTACTCCGGCCAGACCGAGCCCACCGAGCGCGCTTCACTCGAGGCGGCGCTCGTCGCCGGGGAGATCAAGGCGCTCGTCGCCACCAGCGCGCTCGGCATGGGCTTCGACGCCACGCTCGGGTTCGTGGTCAACCTGGGGGCGCCGAGCTCGCCGGTGAGCTACTACCAGCAGGTCGGCCGCGCCGGGCGCGGCGCCGACCGTGCCGACGTGGTGCTGCTGCCGGGGCGCGAGGACCGGGACATCTGGGCCTACTTCGGCTCGCTCGCCTTCCCACCCGAGCGCCTGGTGCGCCAGACGCTCGAGGTGCTCGACGTCGCGGGTCGTCCCCTGTCGACCGCCACGCTCGAGACGGAGGTCGAGCTCGGCCGCAACCGGCTCGAGACGATGCTCAAGGTGCTCGACGTCGACGGCGCGGTGCGCCGCGTCAAGGGCGGGTGGGAGTCCACGGGTCGACCGTGGGAGTACGACGCGGAGCGCTACGCCCGCGTCGCGGAGGCCCGGCAGCGGGAGCAGGAGGCGATGCTGGCCTACCTCGAGACCGACGTGTGCCGCATGCGCTTCCTCCGCGAGCAGCTCGACGACCCGGTCGCCGACGGACCCGAGGGCGACTGCGGCCGTTGCGACAACTGCGGCGGCCTCCGCGTCTCGACCAGCGTCGACGAGAGCGCGGTCGCCGAGGCGCGGGCCCGCCTCGACCGCCCCGGGGTCGTCGTCGAGCCGCGCAAGATGTGGCCGACCGGCCTCGACCGGCTCGGGATCGCGCTCAAGGGCAAGCTGAAGCGGCCGGCCGCGGAGGGCCGCGCCGTCGCGCGCCTCACCGACCTCGGCCACGGCCAGGCCCTGCGCGACCTCTTCCGCGAGGGCCCCGACGGTCCGGTCGACGGCCCGGTGCCGACGCCGCTCGTGCGCGCGGTCGTCGAGGTGCTGCAGGAGTGGCGCCCCTCGGTCGACGCGATCGTCGTCGTCGACTCGACCAGCCGGCCGACGCTCGTGCACGACCTGGCCTCCGGGCTGTCGCGCTACCTGCAGGTGCCGATCGTCGGCACCTGGGCGGTCGTCGACCCGTCCGTCCCGCCGGGGGCGGGTGCGGCGAACTCGGCGCGGCGGGTGGCGGCCGTGGGACAGCGCTTCGCCCTCGACCTGTCGCAGCACGACGGGCCGCCGCCGCGCGAGGTGCTCCTGGTCGACGACCGGATCGGCAGCGGCTGGTGCCTCACGCTCGCGGCGCACGCCCTGTCCGAGGCCGGGGTCGAGACCGTGCGACCGCTGGTGCTGGCCGCCGGCAGCTGA